The following are from one region of the Osmia bicornis bicornis unplaced genomic scaffold, iOsmBic2.1, whole genome shotgun sequence genome:
- the LOC123988800 gene encoding protein DDI1 homolog 2-like: MFPDLREELTRANQEVRHPVAIYRSPEIRTRVNGIPVDALVDTGSTVTAMSDTWYEANSETLKDCPTLPITGSFVVGVTGSRSERLKRQVFVEMRFGSVQFSAPTVVVPGMVQDFIIGVDTLRSLAITIDFGRGALCVPTEDGAEKVPLLTSRNEPVDEPDEEAVMVFEPATTAEPTPDPGDPGLRSRDSALSREGQRGRGLSQPSRLEGGGLTLA; this comes from the coding sequence ATGTTCCCTGATCTCAGAGAAGAGCTCACGCGAGCCAACCAGGAGGTGCGACACCCGGTCGCGATATATCGCAGCCCCGAGATTCGAACGCGCGTTAACGGCATTCCTGTGGATGCCCTCGTTGATACCGGAAGCACAGTGACGGCGATGTCTGACACGTGGTACGAAGCGAACTCCGAAACCCTGAAGGATTGTCCGACCCTCCCAATAACCGGCAGTTTCGTAGTCGGTGTCACGGGATCGAGGTCCGAACGTCTGAAAAGGCAGGTTTTCGTCGAGATGCGCTTTGGAAGCGTGCAGTTCTCCGCGCCTACGGTAGTCGTACCCGGGATGGTACAGGATTTTATTATCGGTGTAGACACGCTACGGTCCCTCGCGATCACGATAGATTTCGGGCGAGGAGCGTTATGCGTACCTACCGAGGATGGGGCCGAAAAGGTCCCACTCCTCACGAGTCGGAACGAACCCGTCGACGAGCCGGACGAGGAGGCCGTTATGGTGTTCGAACCGGCGACGACCGCGGAACCGACCCCGGACCCTGGCGATCCAGGATTACGATCTAGAGATTCGGCATTGTCCCGGGAAGGACAACGTGGTCGCGGATTGTCTCAGCCGTCTAGATTGGAGGGAGGGGGACTCACACTCGCGTAG
- the LOC123988801 gene encoding DNA damage-inducible protein 1-like, translating into MFPDLREELTRADQEVRHPVAIYRSPEIRTRVNGIPVDALVDTGSTVTAMSDTWYEANSETLKDCPTLPITGSFIVGVTGSRSERLKRQVFVEMRFGSVQFSAPTEVVPGMVQDFIIGVDTLRSLAITIDFGRGALCVPTEDGAEKVPLLTSRNEPVDEPDEEAVMVFEPATTAEPTPDPGDPGLRSRDSALSREGQRGRGLSQPSRLEGGGLTLA; encoded by the coding sequence ATGTTCCCTGATCTCAGAGAAGAGCTCACGCGAGCCGACCAGGAGGTGCGACACCCGGTCGCGATATATCGCAGCCCCGAGATTCGAACGCGCGTTAACGGCATTCCTGTGGATGCCCTCGTTGATACCGGAAGCACAGTGACGGCGATGTCTGATACGTGGTACGAAGCGAACTCCGAAACCCTGAAGGATTGTCCGACCCTCCCAATAACCGGCAGTTTCATAGTCGGTGTCACGGGATCGAGGTCCGAACGTCTGAAAAGGCAGGTTTTCGTCGAGATGCGCTTTGGAAGCGTGCAGTTCTCCGCGCCTACGGAAGTCGTACCCGGGATGGTACAGGATTTTATTATCGGTGTAGACACGCTACGGTCTCTCGCGATCACGATAGATTTCGGGCGAGGAGCGTTATGCGTACCTACCGAGGATGGGGCCGAAAAGGTCCCACTCCTCACGAGTCGGAACGAACCCGTCGACGAGCCGGACGAGGAGGCCGTTATGGTGTTCGAACCGGCGACGACCGCGGAACCGACCCCGGACCCTGGCGATCCAGGATTACGATCTAGAGATTCGGCATTGTCCCGGGAAGGACAACGTGGTCGCGGATTGTCTCAGCCGTCTAGATTGGAGGGAGGGGGACTCACACTCGCGTAG